The following proteins are co-located in the Hippoglossus stenolepis isolate QCI-W04-F060 chromosome 23, HSTE1.2, whole genome shotgun sequence genome:
- the col4a6 gene encoding collagen alpha-6(IV) chain isoform X3, translated as MKFLICVVVVALAVRSAHGGTDFDEPCAGRDCSRGCKCNPEKGSRGRPGPLGDVGQSGPEGPRGTLGPVGPKGEKGQIGLRAPSGPKGDKGPMGVPGFQGTDGVPGHPGLEGGRGLPGPDGCNGTRGEPGDPGYGTGSPGYTGPAGPLGIKGQKGEPRYFSNGGSGSYPGQPGPDGRPGIRGPDGPSGSPGPQGPEGYSGPPGPPGPPGLMGSRSDGYQGEKGDKGDSGLPGPSGTPGDGSLRSEQTLTIYKGDKGEPGFKGVQGLAGNPGQPGPFSYRGEVGEKGIPGYPGARGAPGFNGPPGAPGQQGYGGNPGFPGQPGYIGPKGDLGDPGPPGPSVYVNGPSNYVQGLPGDPGLNGLPGAPGDGGSPGYPGPPGPPGSVLDPTGRGGTPGFPGIPGPKGEKGNGGLPSYGQEGRPGSSGLPGAQGPRGPPGPTSSAKGTGYAGQPGLPGSRGQPGGTGYNGLRGDPGDCNCRGGGTTGLPGLRGPPGVNGGPGFGGRKGDSGDPGSPGFGGGQGPPGRQGGPGFFGRKGEKGASYYRGPDFGVKGELGTPGPRGPNGETGKPGRDGLPGFPGGPGPPGDGGYGTVGEKGFPGYPGAKGRPGGPGYPGSGSGGAPGTRGADGDPGIPGSPGSTGAPGPPGQSRSCDTADAGDPGLPGLPGRPGPKGRPGSSNQPGRPGFDGSKGDRGEPGTGGQPGSPGFPGPRGDSGGPGNPGQGFDGGRGKDGLPGRPGAKGQPGEVLGATPGVPGRDGSPGLPGDKGQPGTPAGPGSPGFDGRSGVPGLKGERGVDGLPGFPGSPGPPGEPRGGIPGQPGLPGSKGLGGSPGCQGYPGRKGDIGDPGFPGPAGMKGTPGQPGTPGSPGSRGTPGPPGPGTRDGIPGIPGRKGERGFPGLMGFPGLPGRPGSPGFPGGKGLPGGPGRDGLPGGPGYHGQKGERGYTGRSGLPGIPSRLGYVEKGDPGNPGSSALPGFPGPRGDKGLPGLPGRQGLPGLPGYAEQSKGQPGEPGYPGRAGGPGYPGPKGEAGIMGFPGMSGARGDDGGTGFPGNPGEPGRPGAKGIPGETYGYPGGPGSKGQPGDSGFPGGRANDGAPGDNGFPGSPGYSGAKGAPGEGGRPGITGSPGFPGPKGQSFYPGRRGQDGGPGLPGSPGGPGAKGLSGSPGLDGLNGLGGPKGLPGTPGGNAGGIPGTPGIPGLKGERGVSYPGAPGYPGGKGERGDPGGSGLPGFPGRPGLPGENVGSNFPGPTGDPGLPGLDGEYGFQGPPGPPGPPGPGTAQGDRGDPGLPGFPGSPGRKGETGGPGGPGSPGFPGIKGERGESGYSGGPGLKGFNGDSGYYGNKGAKGLRGRTGRKGYPGASLPWIPTDRPLGELGFPGDGGTPGSPGEPGQPGESGPSGAKGPPGPVGKLGRTGSTGPSGTVGDGGPPGFPGPTGDQGLPGNTGRPGLPGGVGRGSSIGYTLVKHSQDAQVPMCPQGMAQLWEGYSLLYVEGQEKAHNQDLGQPGSCLPRFSTIPFLYCSPNEVCYYASRNDKSYWLSTTAPIPMMPVAEEQIRPYISRCSVCEAPSQAVAVHSQDMNIPSCPPGWRSLWIGYSFLMHTAAGAEGGGQSLVSPGSCLEDFRATPFIECNGAKGSCHYFANKYSFWLITVDPSQEFRYSPVQETLKGGQERSRVSRCQVCSKLL; from the exons GGCACAGACTTTGACGAGCCGTGTGCGGGGCGGGACTGCAGCAGAGGATGCAAGTGCAACCCAGAGAAAGGCAGCAGG GGTCGACCTGGGCCTCTTGGCGACGTGGGTCAGAGCGGACCAGAGGGGCCCCGCGGCACCCTGGGGCCGGTGGGGCCCAAAGGAGAGAAGGGCCAAATCGGCCTGAGGGCCCCATCTGGTCCCAAAGGAGACAAA GGACCGATGGGAGTTCCTGGGTTCCAGGGAACTGATGGAGTTCCT GGTCACCCCGGTCTGGAGGGCGGCAGAGGGCTACCTGGTCCGGACGGTTGTAACGGGACCAGAGGAGAACCCGGGGACCCCGGCTACGGGACAGGATCACCTGGATACACTGGACCTGCT GGGCCTCTTGGGATAAAGGGCCAGAAAGGAGAACCTCGATACTTCTCGAATGGCGGCAGCGGG AGTTATCCAGGACAGCCGGGACCCGACGGTCGACCT GGAATCCGAGGTCCCGATGGTCCGTCTGGTTCACCTGGTCCTCAAGGACCTGAGGGATACTCG GGTCCTCCCGGCCCCCCCGGCCCCCCAGGGCTGATG GGGAGTCGCAGTGACGGATAtcaaggagagaagggagacaAG GGCGACTCAGGTCTCCCCGGACCCAGCGGCACCCCCGGCGACGGGTCACTAAGAAGTGAACAAACTCTCACTATCTACAAAGGAGATAAG GGGGAACCAGGATTCAAGGGCGTCCAAGGATTAGCTGGAAACCCTGGTCAACCT GGGCCGTTCAGTTATCGAGGTGAAGTCGGAGAGAAGGGCATTCCTGGATACCCCGGGGCGAGA ggCGCTCCAGGTTTCAACGGCCCCCCCGGCGCTCCCGGACAACAG GGATATGGCGGTAACCCAGGTTTCCCCGGGCAACCAGGATACATCGGACCCAAg GGAGACCTGGGAGACCCCGGACCACCAGGACCCTCCGTCTACGTGAATGGGCCGAGCAACTATGTTCAAG gacTACCAGGTGACCCAGGACTTAACGGCCTGCCTGGCGCCCCCGGTGACGGGGGATCTCCTGGGTATCCAGGACCACCAGGGCCACCAGGATCCGTGCTGG ACCCCACAGGTCGTGGTGGCACCCCAGGATTCCCCGGCATCCCGGGCCCCAAGGGAGAGAAGGGTAACGGCGGTCTACCAAGCTACGGCCAGGAAGGACGGCCAGGCTCCTCCGGTTTGCCCGGAGCCCAGGGCCCCCGCGGACCTCCAGGCCCCACGA GTTCAGCAAAAGGTACCGGATACGCTGGACAGCCCGGGCTGCCCGGCTCCCGAGGACAACCTGGTGGCACCGGTTACAATGGCTtaagag GAGATCCTGGCGACTGTAATTGTAGAGGAGGAGGCACTACAGGGTTACCAGGGTTACGCGGCCCCCCCGGAGTCAATGGCGGCCCCGGCTTCGGAGGACGAAAGGGAGATTCTGGTGACCCCGGCTCACCTGGCTTTGGTGGCGGTCAGGGACCTCCT GGTCGACAAGGTGGACCAGGTTTCTTTGGCCGTaagggagagaagggggcgTCTTATTACCGCGGCCCAGATTTTGGAGTGAAGGGAGAACTCGGAACTCCAGGGCCCAGAGGACCCAACGGTGAAACTGGAAAACCTGGCAGAGACGGACTACCTGGCTTCCCAGGAGGCCCCGGGCCTCCG gGTGACGGCGGCTACGGCACAGTTGGAGAGAAAGGTTTCCCAGGATACCCGGGGGCTAAGGGTCGTCCCGGAGGCCCTGGCTATCCCGGTAGCGGCAGCGGCGGAGCGCCAGGCACTCGCGGAGCTGATGGAGATCCCGGAATACCTGGGTCACCAGGGTCAACTGGTGCACCTGGACCGCCAG GCCAATCGCGGAGCTGCGACACAGCTGATGCGGGAGACCCCGGTTTACCCGGTTTACCCGGACGACCAG GCCCGAAAGGTCGACCAGGTTCCTCAAACCAACCAGGACGTCCCGGGTTTGACGGATccaaaggagacagaggagaaccCGGTACTGGAGGTCAACCTGGATCACCAG GTTTCCCTGGACCCAGAGGTGATTCTGGAGGTCCAGGTAACCCAGGACAAGGTTTTGACGGAGGCCGGGGGAAGGATGGCCTTCCTGGGCGTCCAGGAGCCAAGGGCCAGCCTGGAGAGGTACTGGGAGCCACGCCTGGTGTTCCGGGGCGTGACGGTTCACCGGGACTTCCTGGAGACAAGGGCCAACCTGGGACGCCGGCAGGACCTGGATCACCCG GTTTTGACGGACGCTCAGGCGTTCCTGGACTAAAGGGAGAGCGCGGCGTTGACGGTCTTCCTGGTTTTCCCGGCTCCCCTGGACCTCCAGGTGAGCCGAGAGGCGGCATCCCCGGTCAACCGGGACTTCCTGGCAGCAAGGGACTGGGCGGATCACCAG GCTGCCAAG GTTACCCCGGGCGCAAGGGAGACATAGGAGACCCAGGATTCCCAGGGCCTGCTGGCATGAAGGGAACCCCAGGACAGCCTGGCACCCCTGGTTCTCCAGGGTCCAGGGGAACCCCAGGACCTCCAGGACCAGGAACTAGAGATGGAATTCCAGGAATCCCAGGAAGGAAGG GTGAGAGAGGTTTCCCAGGGCTGATGGGTTTCCCTGGACTACCAGGGCGCCCTGGTAGTCCAGGCTTCCCAGGAGGCAAAGGACTGCCCGGAGGGCCTGGAAGAGATGGACTTCCTGGTGGACCTGGATACCACGGACAGAAAG GTGAGCGGGGATACACCGGCCGCTCAGGCTTGCCCGGCATACCCAGTCGGTTAGGTTATGTGGAGAAAGGAGACCCCGGAAACCCTGGAAGCAGCGCACTTCCTGGCTTCCCCGGACCCAGAG GTGACAAAGGTCTGCCAGGTCTGCCTGGTCGTCAGGGTCTGCCTGGACTTCCTGGTTATGCGGAGCAGAGTAAAGGACAGCCGGGTGAGCCTGGCTACCCCGGACGCGCTGGAGGTCCAGGATACCCTGGACCGAAGGGAGAGGCTGGAATCATGGGATTCCCCGGCATGTCCGGAGCAAGg GGTGATGATGGTGGAACTGGTTTCCCTGGTAACCCCGGAGAACCTGGTCGACCTGGTGCCAAGG GTATACCCGGGGAAACTTATGGTTATCCTGGAGGTCCAGGTTCTAAAGGTCAGCCAGGAGATTCAGGCTTCCCAG GTGGTCGTGCTAACGACGGCGCTCCCGGTGACAACGGCTTTCCAGGAAGTCCAGGTTACTCTGGAGCAAAGGGAGCTCCTGGTGAAGGAGGACGGCCTGGAATAACGG GCTCCCCTGGTTTCCCCGGACCAAAGGGTCAGTCCTTCTACCCAGGACGAAGAGGACAAGACGGGGGACCTGGTCTGCCGGGAAGTCCTGGAGGACCTGGAGCCAAAG gtTTGTCTGGATCCCCTGGTTTGGATGGACTTAACGGCCTCGGAGGACCTAAAGGCCTCCCTGGAACTCCGG GTGGAAACGCAGGAGGTATTCCAGGTACCCCGGGTATTCCAGGGCTGAAGGGAGAGAGGGGCGTCTCCTACCCGGGAGCTCCCGGCTATCCTggagggaagggagagagaggagacccAG gtgGTTCTGGACTCCCAGGATTCCCTGGTCGACCTGGACTTCCTGGTGAGAATGTGGGGTCCAATTTCCCCGGACCTACGGGAGATCCTGGACTCCCTGGACTGGATGGAGAGTAtg gtttCCAGGGTCCTCCAGGTCCACCCGGGCCCCCTGGTCCAGGCACAGcacagggagacagaggtgACCCTGGGCTGCCAGGCTTCCCTGGCTCCCCCGGCAGGAAAGGAGAAACTGGAGGCCCTGGGGGCCCCGGAAGCCCTGGTTTCCCTGGTATCAAAG GGGAACGAGGTGAGAGTGGTTACAGCGGAGGTCCTGGTCTAAAAGGTTTCAACGGTGACTCTGGTTACTATGGAAACAAAGGAGCCAAGGGATTGCGAG ggCGTACTGGTCGTAAGGGTTACCCCGGAGCTTCGCTGCCATGGATACCAACTGATCGACCCTTGGGAGAATTGGGTTTCCCAGGCGATGGCGGAACCCCTGGTTCCCCCGGAGAGCCCGGTCAGCCTGGAGAATCCGGACCCTCAG GTGCTAAAGGTCCTCCTGGCCCTGTGGGTAAACTGGGCAGGACCGGATCTACTGGTCCTTCTGGAACTGTCGGTGACGGCGGACCACCTGGTTTCCCGGGGCCAACTGGAGACCAAG gtcTTCCCGGTAACACCGGTCGCCCCGGCCTTCCTGGCGGAGTCGGTCGTGGCTCCAGCATCGGCTACACGCTGGTGAAGCACAGCCAGGACGCCCAGGTTCCCATGTGTCCTCAGGGCATGGCCCAGCTGTGGGAAGGCTACAGCCTGCTGTACGTGGAGGGGCAGGAAAAGGCCCACAACCAGGATCTCG GTCAGCCGGGCTCGTGTCTCCCCAGGTTCAGCACCATCCCCTTCCTCTACTGCTCCCCCAACGAGGTCTGCTACTACGCCAGCCGCAACGACAAGTCCTACTGGCTCTCCACAACCGCGCCCATACCCATGATGCCCGTGGCCGAGGAGCAGATCCGACCTTATATCAGCAG GTGTTCGGTTTGTGAGGCGCCGTCTCAGGCTGTGGCCGTCCACAGTCAGGACATGAACATCCCCAGCTGCCCCCCCGGCTGGAGGAGTCTCTGGATAGGATACTCCTTCCTGATG
- the col4a6 gene encoding collagen alpha-6(IV) chain isoform X1 — translation MKFLICVVVVALAVRSAHGGTDFDEPCAGRDCSRGCKCNPEKGSRGRPGPLGDVGQSGPEGPRGTLGPVGPKGEKGQIGLRAPSGPKGDKGPMGVPGFQGTDGVPGHPGLEGGRGLPGPDGCNGTRGEPGDPGYGTGSPGYTGPAGPLGIKGQKGEPRYFSNGGSGSYPGQPGPDGRPGIRGPDGPSGSPGPQGPEGYSGPPGPPGPPGLMGSRSDGYQGEKGDKGDSGLPGPSGTPGDGSLRSEQTLTIYKGDKGEPGFKGVQGLAGNPGQPGPFSYRGEVGEKGIPGYPGARGAPGFNGPPGAPGQQGYGGNPGFPGQPGYIGPKGDLGDPGPPGPSVYVNGPSNYVQGLPGDPGLNGLPGAPGDGGSPGYPGPPGPPGSVLDPTGRGGTPGFPGIPGPKGEKGNGGLPSYGQEGRPGSSGLPGAQGPRGPPGPTSSTGDRCIIYPKGSAKGTGYAGQPGLPGSRGQPGGTGYNGLRGDPGDCNCRGGGTTGLPGLRGPPGVNGGPGFGGRKGDSGDPGSPGFGGGQGPPGRQGGPGFFGRKGEKGASYYRGPDFGVKGELGTPGPRGPNGETGKPGRDGLPGFPGGPGPPGDGGYGTVGEKGFPGYPGAKGRPGGPGYPGSGSGGAPGTRGADGDPGIPGSPGSTGAPGPPGQSRSCDTADAGDPGLPGLPGRPGPKGRPGSSNQPGRPGFDGSKGDRGEPGTGGQPGSPGFPGPRGDSGGPGNPGQGFDGGRGKDGLPGRPGAKGQPGEVLGATPGVPGRDGSPGLPGDKGQPGTPAGPGSPGFDGRSGVPGLKGERGVDGLPGFPGSPGPPGEPRGGIPGQPGLPGSKGLGGSPGCQGYPGRKGDIGDPGFPGPAGMKGTPGQPGTPGSPGSRGTPGPPGPGTRDGIPGIPGRKGERGFPGLMGFPGLPGRPGSPGFPGGKGLPGGPGRDGLPGGPGYHGQKGERGYTGRSGLPGIPSRLGYVEKGDPGNPGSSALPGFPGPRGDKGLPGLPGRQGLPGLPGYAEQSKGQPGEPGYPGRAGGPGYPGPKGEAGIMGFPGMSGARGDDGGTGFPGNPGEPGRPGAKGIPGETYGYPGGPGSKGQPGDSGFPGGRANDGAPGDNGFPGSPGYSGAKGAPGEGGRPGITGSPGFPGPKGQSFYPGRRGQDGGPGLPGSPGGPGAKGLSGSPGLDGLNGLGGPKGLPGTPGGNAGGIPGTPGIPGLKGERGVSYPGAPGYPGGKGERGDPGGSGLPGFPGRPGLPGENVGSNFPGPTGDPGLPGLDGEYGFQGPPGPPGPPGPGTAQGDRGDPGLPGFPGSPGRKGETGGPGGPGSPGFPGIKGERGESGYSGGPGLKGFNGDSGYYGNKGAKGLRGRTGRKGYPGASLPWIPTDRPLGELGFPGDGGTPGSPGEPGQPGESGPSGAKGPPGPVGKLGRTGSTGPSGTVGDGGPPGFPGPTGDQGLPGNTGRPGLPGGVGRGSSIGYTLVKHSQDAQVPMCPQGMAQLWEGYSLLYVEGQEKAHNQDLGQPGSCLPRFSTIPFLYCSPNEVCYYASRNDKSYWLSTTAPIPMMPVAEEQIRPYISRCSVCEAPSQAVAVHSQDMNIPSCPPGWRSLWIGYSFLMHTAAGAEGGGQSLVSPGSCLEDFRATPFIECNGAKGSCHYFANKYSFWLITVDPSQEFRYSPVQETLKGGQERSRVSRCQVCSKLL, via the exons GGCACAGACTTTGACGAGCCGTGTGCGGGGCGGGACTGCAGCAGAGGATGCAAGTGCAACCCAGAGAAAGGCAGCAGG GGTCGACCTGGGCCTCTTGGCGACGTGGGTCAGAGCGGACCAGAGGGGCCCCGCGGCACCCTGGGGCCGGTGGGGCCCAAAGGAGAGAAGGGCCAAATCGGCCTGAGGGCCCCATCTGGTCCCAAAGGAGACAAA GGACCGATGGGAGTTCCTGGGTTCCAGGGAACTGATGGAGTTCCT GGTCACCCCGGTCTGGAGGGCGGCAGAGGGCTACCTGGTCCGGACGGTTGTAACGGGACCAGAGGAGAACCCGGGGACCCCGGCTACGGGACAGGATCACCTGGATACACTGGACCTGCT GGGCCTCTTGGGATAAAGGGCCAGAAAGGAGAACCTCGATACTTCTCGAATGGCGGCAGCGGG AGTTATCCAGGACAGCCGGGACCCGACGGTCGACCT GGAATCCGAGGTCCCGATGGTCCGTCTGGTTCACCTGGTCCTCAAGGACCTGAGGGATACTCG GGTCCTCCCGGCCCCCCCGGCCCCCCAGGGCTGATG GGGAGTCGCAGTGACGGATAtcaaggagagaagggagacaAG GGCGACTCAGGTCTCCCCGGACCCAGCGGCACCCCCGGCGACGGGTCACTAAGAAGTGAACAAACTCTCACTATCTACAAAGGAGATAAG GGGGAACCAGGATTCAAGGGCGTCCAAGGATTAGCTGGAAACCCTGGTCAACCT GGGCCGTTCAGTTATCGAGGTGAAGTCGGAGAGAAGGGCATTCCTGGATACCCCGGGGCGAGA ggCGCTCCAGGTTTCAACGGCCCCCCCGGCGCTCCCGGACAACAG GGATATGGCGGTAACCCAGGTTTCCCCGGGCAACCAGGATACATCGGACCCAAg GGAGACCTGGGAGACCCCGGACCACCAGGACCCTCCGTCTACGTGAATGGGCCGAGCAACTATGTTCAAG gacTACCAGGTGACCCAGGACTTAACGGCCTGCCTGGCGCCCCCGGTGACGGGGGATCTCCTGGGTATCCAGGACCACCAGGGCCACCAGGATCCGTGCTGG ACCCCACAGGTCGTGGTGGCACCCCAGGATTCCCCGGCATCCCGGGCCCCAAGGGAGAGAAGGGTAACGGCGGTCTACCAAGCTACGGCCAGGAAGGACGGCCAGGCTCCTCCGGTTTGCCCGGAGCCCAGGGCCCCCGCGGACCTCCAGGCCCCACGA GCTCGACAGGCGATCGCTGTATCATCTACCCCAAAG GTTCAGCAAAAGGTACCGGATACGCTGGACAGCCCGGGCTGCCCGGCTCCCGAGGACAACCTGGTGGCACCGGTTACAATGGCTtaagag GAGATCCTGGCGACTGTAATTGTAGAGGAGGAGGCACTACAGGGTTACCAGGGTTACGCGGCCCCCCCGGAGTCAATGGCGGCCCCGGCTTCGGAGGACGAAAGGGAGATTCTGGTGACCCCGGCTCACCTGGCTTTGGTGGCGGTCAGGGACCTCCT GGTCGACAAGGTGGACCAGGTTTCTTTGGCCGTaagggagagaagggggcgTCTTATTACCGCGGCCCAGATTTTGGAGTGAAGGGAGAACTCGGAACTCCAGGGCCCAGAGGACCCAACGGTGAAACTGGAAAACCTGGCAGAGACGGACTACCTGGCTTCCCAGGAGGCCCCGGGCCTCCG gGTGACGGCGGCTACGGCACAGTTGGAGAGAAAGGTTTCCCAGGATACCCGGGGGCTAAGGGTCGTCCCGGAGGCCCTGGCTATCCCGGTAGCGGCAGCGGCGGAGCGCCAGGCACTCGCGGAGCTGATGGAGATCCCGGAATACCTGGGTCACCAGGGTCAACTGGTGCACCTGGACCGCCAG GCCAATCGCGGAGCTGCGACACAGCTGATGCGGGAGACCCCGGTTTACCCGGTTTACCCGGACGACCAG GCCCGAAAGGTCGACCAGGTTCCTCAAACCAACCAGGACGTCCCGGGTTTGACGGATccaaaggagacagaggagaaccCGGTACTGGAGGTCAACCTGGATCACCAG GTTTCCCTGGACCCAGAGGTGATTCTGGAGGTCCAGGTAACCCAGGACAAGGTTTTGACGGAGGCCGGGGGAAGGATGGCCTTCCTGGGCGTCCAGGAGCCAAGGGCCAGCCTGGAGAGGTACTGGGAGCCACGCCTGGTGTTCCGGGGCGTGACGGTTCACCGGGACTTCCTGGAGACAAGGGCCAACCTGGGACGCCGGCAGGACCTGGATCACCCG GTTTTGACGGACGCTCAGGCGTTCCTGGACTAAAGGGAGAGCGCGGCGTTGACGGTCTTCCTGGTTTTCCCGGCTCCCCTGGACCTCCAGGTGAGCCGAGAGGCGGCATCCCCGGTCAACCGGGACTTCCTGGCAGCAAGGGACTGGGCGGATCACCAG GCTGCCAAG GTTACCCCGGGCGCAAGGGAGACATAGGAGACCCAGGATTCCCAGGGCCTGCTGGCATGAAGGGAACCCCAGGACAGCCTGGCACCCCTGGTTCTCCAGGGTCCAGGGGAACCCCAGGACCTCCAGGACCAGGAACTAGAGATGGAATTCCAGGAATCCCAGGAAGGAAGG GTGAGAGAGGTTTCCCAGGGCTGATGGGTTTCCCTGGACTACCAGGGCGCCCTGGTAGTCCAGGCTTCCCAGGAGGCAAAGGACTGCCCGGAGGGCCTGGAAGAGATGGACTTCCTGGTGGACCTGGATACCACGGACAGAAAG GTGAGCGGGGATACACCGGCCGCTCAGGCTTGCCCGGCATACCCAGTCGGTTAGGTTATGTGGAGAAAGGAGACCCCGGAAACCCTGGAAGCAGCGCACTTCCTGGCTTCCCCGGACCCAGAG GTGACAAAGGTCTGCCAGGTCTGCCTGGTCGTCAGGGTCTGCCTGGACTTCCTGGTTATGCGGAGCAGAGTAAAGGACAGCCGGGTGAGCCTGGCTACCCCGGACGCGCTGGAGGTCCAGGATACCCTGGACCGAAGGGAGAGGCTGGAATCATGGGATTCCCCGGCATGTCCGGAGCAAGg GGTGATGATGGTGGAACTGGTTTCCCTGGTAACCCCGGAGAACCTGGTCGACCTGGTGCCAAGG GTATACCCGGGGAAACTTATGGTTATCCTGGAGGTCCAGGTTCTAAAGGTCAGCCAGGAGATTCAGGCTTCCCAG GTGGTCGTGCTAACGACGGCGCTCCCGGTGACAACGGCTTTCCAGGAAGTCCAGGTTACTCTGGAGCAAAGGGAGCTCCTGGTGAAGGAGGACGGCCTGGAATAACGG GCTCCCCTGGTTTCCCCGGACCAAAGGGTCAGTCCTTCTACCCAGGACGAAGAGGACAAGACGGGGGACCTGGTCTGCCGGGAAGTCCTGGAGGACCTGGAGCCAAAG gtTTGTCTGGATCCCCTGGTTTGGATGGACTTAACGGCCTCGGAGGACCTAAAGGCCTCCCTGGAACTCCGG GTGGAAACGCAGGAGGTATTCCAGGTACCCCGGGTATTCCAGGGCTGAAGGGAGAGAGGGGCGTCTCCTACCCGGGAGCTCCCGGCTATCCTggagggaagggagagagaggagacccAG gtgGTTCTGGACTCCCAGGATTCCCTGGTCGACCTGGACTTCCTGGTGAGAATGTGGGGTCCAATTTCCCCGGACCTACGGGAGATCCTGGACTCCCTGGACTGGATGGAGAGTAtg gtttCCAGGGTCCTCCAGGTCCACCCGGGCCCCCTGGTCCAGGCACAGcacagggagacagaggtgACCCTGGGCTGCCAGGCTTCCCTGGCTCCCCCGGCAGGAAAGGAGAAACTGGAGGCCCTGGGGGCCCCGGAAGCCCTGGTTTCCCTGGTATCAAAG GGGAACGAGGTGAGAGTGGTTACAGCGGAGGTCCTGGTCTAAAAGGTTTCAACGGTGACTCTGGTTACTATGGAAACAAAGGAGCCAAGGGATTGCGAG ggCGTACTGGTCGTAAGGGTTACCCCGGAGCTTCGCTGCCATGGATACCAACTGATCGACCCTTGGGAGAATTGGGTTTCCCAGGCGATGGCGGAACCCCTGGTTCCCCCGGAGAGCCCGGTCAGCCTGGAGAATCCGGACCCTCAG GTGCTAAAGGTCCTCCTGGCCCTGTGGGTAAACTGGGCAGGACCGGATCTACTGGTCCTTCTGGAACTGTCGGTGACGGCGGACCACCTGGTTTCCCGGGGCCAACTGGAGACCAAG gtcTTCCCGGTAACACCGGTCGCCCCGGCCTTCCTGGCGGAGTCGGTCGTGGCTCCAGCATCGGCTACACGCTGGTGAAGCACAGCCAGGACGCCCAGGTTCCCATGTGTCCTCAGGGCATGGCCCAGCTGTGGGAAGGCTACAGCCTGCTGTACGTGGAGGGGCAGGAAAAGGCCCACAACCAGGATCTCG GTCAGCCGGGCTCGTGTCTCCCCAGGTTCAGCACCATCCCCTTCCTCTACTGCTCCCCCAACGAGGTCTGCTACTACGCCAGCCGCAACGACAAGTCCTACTGGCTCTCCACAACCGCGCCCATACCCATGATGCCCGTGGCCGAGGAGCAGATCCGACCTTATATCAGCAG GTGTTCGGTTTGTGAGGCGCCGTCTCAGGCTGTGGCCGTCCACAGTCAGGACATGAACATCCCCAGCTGCCCCCCCGGCTGGAGGAGTCTCTGGATAGGATACTCCTTCCTGATG